In Motacilla alba alba isolate MOTALB_02 chromosome 21, Motacilla_alba_V1.0_pri, whole genome shotgun sequence, the following are encoded in one genomic region:
- the SPSB1 gene encoding SPRY domain-containing SOCS box protein 1 has translation MGQKVTGGIKTVDMRDPVYRPLKQELQGLDYSKPTRLDLLLDMPPVSYEVQLLHSWNNDDRSLNVFVKEDDKLMFHRHPVAQSTDAIRGKVGYTRGLHVWQITWAMRQRGTHAVVGVATAEAPLHSVGYTTLVGNNHESWGWDLGRNRLYHDGKNQPSKTYPAFLEPDETFIVPDSFLVVLDMDDGTLSFIVDGQYMGVAFRGLKGKKLYPVVSAVWGHCEIRMCYLNGLDPEPLPLMDLCRRAVRLALGKDRLAEIPTLPLPASLKSYLLYQ, from the exons ATGGGTCAGAAGGTCACGGGTGGGATAAAGACCGTGGACATGAGGGACCCTGTGTACCGGCCGCTGAAGCAGGAGCTCCAAGGACTGGACTACAGCAAGCCCACCCGGCTGGACCTGCTGCTGGACATGCCCCCGGTGTCCTACgaggtgcagctgctgcactcgTGGAACAACGACGACCGCTCGCTGAACGTGTTCGTCAAGGAGGACGACAAGCTGATGTTCCACCGGCACCCGGTGGCGCAGAGCACCGACGCCATCAGGGGCAAGGTGGGCTACACGCGGGGGCTGCACGTGTGGCAGATCACCTGGGCCATGCGCCAGCGGGGCACCCACGCCGTGGTGGGGGTGGCCACCGCCGAGGCGCCGCTGCACTCCGTGGGCTACACCACCCTGGTGGGCAACAACCACGAGTCCTGGGGCTGGGACCTGGGCCGCAACAGACTCTACCACGACGGCAAGAACCAGCCCAGCAAAACCTACCCCGCCTTCCTGGAGCCCGACGAGACCTTCATCGTGCCCGACTCCTTCCTGGTGGTGCTGGACATGGACGACGGCACGCTGAGCTTCATCGTGGACGGGCAGTACATGGGGGTTGCCTTCCGAGGGCTCAAGGGGAAGAAGCTCTACCCGGTGGTGAGCGCCGTGTGGGGCCACTGTGAGATCCGCATGTGCTACTTGAACGGGCTCGACC CTGAACCACTGCCTCTGATGGACTTGTGCCGGCGAGCCGTGAGGCTTGCCCTGGGCAAGGACAGACTGGCTGAGatccccaccctgcccctgccagcctccctCAAGAGTTACCTGCTCTACCAATGA